The Lolium rigidum isolate FL_2022 chromosome 1, APGP_CSIRO_Lrig_0.1, whole genome shotgun sequence region TACGACTACCAGATTCTAGTACGCGATTAACAGCGTGTAGTGTAATTACCCGATTATCTAGTGTAATTACCTGATTATCTAgtttgattactagaataattagTAGCCTTAGCATGTTTATTATAAAATAACTATTATCAGATTATCCCATAGCAACTACATCATTATCTAGTTTGGCTACCTGATTATCTAATGTAATCGCCAGATTATCCAACGTGGTTGCCAGATTAATTAGTACTCTTAACATGTTAGTTATAAGAGCAGCTATTACCAGATTAATTACTCAAGATTAACAGGTTATGCATGCAAACAAGTATCATTCACCAGTAGCAACTATCAGATTAGTTATTCACAATTATCAGATTAAATATATATGATTACCGTAATATTAACTAGCATCTACCATATTATTAGGAAACACACAAAATGAGTAGCATAAACACAAGCGGGTTGTCTGGAGCTCTCACCTAGTTGGCATCGTGGCCATGGCCTGCAACATCTTCTCTGCCAAAGTCAACGCCACCATGTCTGCATCATTGCCACCCTCCATGGCATGCTCGCCCTCAAGTCGGCCTCGATACTTGAACTGCCGATGGCAAGGCTACTCCACTGTGTTGTGGCCATTGGCCCTGATGCCGCTGCTCCCAGCAGAAATGGGCCCAGATGATGCCGCAGTCGTCATCCCCAGTGAGGTCCTTGAAACCGGCTTCCTGCAGGCCGATCTTTTGCGGCATGACGACACCTGCGACCCTGAAGCTCCTAACTCACGGAATGGCGGCGTCCGCAGCCGGCCTGAGATGTACGCACAGTCGCGCTACTCGCATCTCCGCGGTGCGCCGGCGTGTTTTGCCCCCACCGGTTAACAGCGGTGCATCCTCCATGGCGCGGTGGTTCTCCCTGCTACGCCTCGGTGGTGCAAACTGAGCCACCCGGCGCGATGTTGCTCGCCGCAGTGCCTCGACCGAAGCCACGACGAGATCGAATCCCTTCTCCTTCCGCCGCCCCGTGCTCGACGGGAAATCAACTGCCGGCCTGGAACTCCCACATCTCCTCGCCTCCTCCTGTTCCTCTCTCCTTCCCACCTCTCGTGCTCGCTCAATTTTTCGTTGGAGAAGGACGGCGACGGGAACGAGGAAAGGGGGCGACGGGCTTGAGAGAGAGACATGGGGCGTGTGGTTCGAGCAAATGGAGGGGATAAGGTTGAACAGACACGTACGCAAGGAGATACTTGGCGTGCGCCACTCGCGTTACGCGCGCGCCCATTAGATGACGACGTGCTAATCATGATGCAACCGCCGCACGGAGAGAGCGCGTTAGCGGTGCTTCCGGGTAGATTTTCCCAACAAAAAAAGTTCGCATGACCTATACTCCTATAAAATTTGCATACACATTTCTTATAGGATTGGTTCGTATGGGGTatgttctataatcactaatggtACAGAAAGGGTATGTTCTATAATCAAACAACTAGTacagaaaaaaaaattgtataTGACCTCAATACACATGTCGTATTGATAAATACCTTCGTACTGGGCAGTAGCCAGGTAACAATTGTAACCATTTTATAGCAATAAGATTGTTCAAACGCACAGAATTTTAGCTACATAAACAAGGCTCATTGGCTAGTTACATTTTAACACAGAAAGGCCCATAGCAAAGAAACAAGTCAAAGAAATTTTACTAAACAAGCTTGATTTAAAGGTTGATAACAGTACCAAAATTTTAGCTGTGCCACTCATTGCTGATAGTAACAGGATGCTCGTACGACAAAACTAAGAGATAACCAGACAAGCTCTCGAAGCAGACAGTCTCCTACAAACAAAGTGACCATAACAGCAGCCTGAAGAATAGTTCACTCGTCCTCCTGGCTACGAAGCCTAGCAAGCTTGTTCGTGACAACGATATCCAGCTGAGCAGCACGCTCCACAATGTTCTTACGCTTCTGGGTAGAGACATTGTGCGCAATCTCAGCACAGTATGTCCTGTCACCAATGAATGAAACACAAAGGTTAACACCGATCATAGCATCATTATAAGAGTGAACAAAGCATATGTTAACTCTAGCACAATTCAAAAGTGTGAAGAACCATCAGGCTTGAGAACATTCAGTTCTTAACACTAATAAGCACTGTGAATCGACAGCATTAGTTTACCTGTTGTGCATCATAAGCAACTCCAGCTCAGACACGTTGTGGACAACAAACTTCTTGAACTTGTTGGGCAGGTAATGCCTGGTCTTCTTGTCAGAACCATAGCCAATGTTGGGCATCAAGGTACATCCCTTGAACTTTCGCCTGACACGAGAGTCAATACCCTTTGGCCTGCGCCAGCTGGGCTATATACATAGAGAAGTGAAATCGCTCAGTTTTAAGCACAAGATAACACAAGTAGACAAAGAAAAACAATACATAAAGATATAGAGCCTCAGCATataagaaataaaaaagaagCTACAAAAATTAACGGCTTCAGCGTGCAAGAATTCTATACTTCTGCTTATGTGTTGTATAATTCATTGATTGGTTCCATTCAGGAAATAGGCTACAGCTGCAAGCAGTTGCATAATCGGTTTTTCAAGGTGGCACTTTTAAAAACAAGTGCGCAAAGAATGTGCAAAGCAAACAATGGAAATGGTTCAGGTTGCAAAAAATGCACCATGCAAACAATGCAAATGGCACATGTCGGAACTTCACTTCTGTGGCAGGTATTTACTTGCTAATGCAGATTCATTTAACCAAAAAAGCTACAATAATTTACTTCAAGATCATACAAGAATCCCTGCAGCCAAAATTTAGGTATAACAGGAAAAGAA contains the following coding sequences:
- the LOC124678287 gene encoding 60S ribosomal protein L32-1-like, coding for MAVPLLTTKIVKKRTKHFKRAHSDRYIGLKPSWRRPKGIDSRVRRKFKGCTLMPNIGYGSDKKTRHYLPNKFKKFVVHNVSELELLMMHNRTYCAEIAHNVSTQKRKNIVERAAQLDIVVTNKLARLRSQEDE